One Littorina saxatilis isolate snail1 linkage group LG1, US_GU_Lsax_2.0, whole genome shotgun sequence genomic window carries:
- the LOC138973247 gene encoding putative carbonic anhydrase 1 isoform X1, with protein sequence MTHGEGEAKLGHILFTLACVLWVVLAVLIPSASVKNPLGSVGKAPRCGKGYTYFRDFMKCDSSLGYCFHYGYSSCLGPTNWACVDPLNRIFDSVDGESQGGFLKRAGLGNSRCCGGSFQSPVDIPIIKAVCPPKQFTPEYLNKDMEVEGTLKNSGLYPEFKVNARDYNIPLVLKDVPFSCAVPGSSLYVFKSVQFHAGKAGSESSEHLLQGKRYDGEIHLVHVRRDFWKPADGPDQPSRLDSQCASQTPLGMTIIAVFLSLTEGEKNQELRKLLSRKSFSVIQESEKACNIDRMCDRQGRIFGDEEPCGPPVNEDDQADSSNRRRRRRGRRKRTDRRKRGLGPLCFCRRLRYKEIFLYPAKRGEELQCRLLHHSQLPAVNPDGTIRKPIIKAPCTPDENGLCPNDNKLRTVKPGLLLPTDTGYYQYFGSLTTPPCSEVVNWIVMKTPLKVTLQQLKAIQNLDSVSAGENIGTYGNTRPPLPLSGRLVTTNIC encoded by the exons ATGACACATGGTGAGGGTGAAGCGAAGCTCGGACATATCCTCTTCACCTTGGCCTGTGTGTTGTGGGTGGTCCTCGCCGTTCTCATCCCCTCCGCTAGTGTGAAGAATCCGCTGGGCAGCGTGGGAAAGGCACCCCGGTGTGGCAAAGGCTACACCTACTTCCGCGACTTCATGAAGTGTGACTCCAGCCTGGGCTACTGCTTCCACTATGGCTACTCATCTTGCCTCG GTCCAACCAACTGGGCCTGTGTGGACCCCCTCAACAGGATATTTGACTCAGTGGATGGAGAGAGCCAAGGCGGCTTCTTAAAA AGGGCGGGCTTGGGAAACAGTCGTTGTTGCGGAGGAAGTTTTCAGTCCCCGGTCGACATTCCAATCATTAAAGCCGTGTGCCCCCCCAAGCAGTTTACGCCTGAGTACCTCAACAAAGACATGGAAGTAGAGGGGACGCTGAAAAACAGTG GTCTTTATCCAGAGTTCAAAGTAAACGCGAGAGACTACAACATCCCCCTGGTGCTGAAAGACGTGCCGTTCAGTTGTGCCGTGCCCGGATCCTCGCTGTATGTGTTTAAAAGCGTGCAGTTCCACGCGGGCAAGGCGGGCAGTGAGTCCTCTGAACACCTTCTGCAGGGCAAGCGCTACGATGGAGAG ATTCACCTTGTGCACGTGCGGCGTGATTTCTGGAAGCCGGCTGACGGCCCTGACCAACCTTCCAGGCTGGATTCGCAATGTGCCTCGCAGACACCTCTCGGCATGACCATCATTGCTGTCTTTCTTTCA CTTACTGAAGGAGAGAAGAACCAAGAACTGCGTAAGCTTCTTTCAAGGAAATCCTTTTCGGTGATCCAGGAATCTGAAA AAGCCTGTAACATTGATCGGATGTGCGACAGACAGGGGAGAATTTTTGGCGACGAGGAACCCTGCGGGCCACCAGTCAACGAGGATGACCAAGCAG ACAGCAGcaacaggaggaggaggaggagggggagaaggAAGAGAACGGACCGGAGGAAAAGAGGACTCGGGCCACTCTGTTTCTGTCGACGCCTGAGGTACAAGGAGATCTTCCTCTACCCTGCCAAGCGAGGAGAGGAGTTGCAATGCAG ATTGCTGCACCACTCCCAACTGCCCGCTGTCAATCCCGATGGTACAATTCGGAAACCAATCATAAAGGCTCCCTGCACTCCGGACGAAAACGGACTTTGTc CCAACGACAACAAACTTCGCACGGTGAAACCCGGCCTCCTGCTTCCCACTGATACCGGATACTACCAGTACTTCGGCTCCCTCACCACCCCGCCCTGCTCCGAGGTCGTCAACTGGATCGTCATGAAGACCCCACTCAAGGTCACCTTGCAACAG ttgAAGGCTATTCAGAACCTAGATTCAGTGAGTGCAGGCGAAAATATCGGAACATACGGTAACACCCGTCCTCCTTTACCTCTCAGCGGTCGCCTCGTGACAACCAACATCTGCTGA
- the LOC138973247 gene encoding putative carbonic anhydrase 1 isoform X2, with translation MTHGEGEAKLGHILFTLACVLWVVLAVLIPSASVKNPLGSVGKAPRCGKGYTYFRDFMKCDSSLGYCFHYGYSSCLGPTNWACVDPLNRIFDSVDGESQGGFLKRAGLGNSRCCGGSFQSPVDIPIIKAVCPPKQFTPEYLNKDMEVEGTLKNSLYPEFKVNARDYNIPLVLKDVPFSCAVPGSSLYVFKSVQFHAGKAGSESSEHLLQGKRYDGEIHLVHVRRDFWKPADGPDQPSRLDSQCASQTPLGMTIIAVFLSLTEGEKNQELRKLLSRKSFSVIQESEKACNIDRMCDRQGRIFGDEEPCGPPVNEDDQADSSNRRRRRRGRRKRTDRRKRGLGPLCFCRRLRYKEIFLYPAKRGEELQCRLLHHSQLPAVNPDGTIRKPIIKAPCTPDENGLCPNDNKLRTVKPGLLLPTDTGYYQYFGSLTTPPCSEVVNWIVMKTPLKVTLQQLKAIQNLDSVSAGENIGTYGNTRPPLPLSGRLVTTNIC, from the exons ATGACACATGGTGAGGGTGAAGCGAAGCTCGGACATATCCTCTTCACCTTGGCCTGTGTGTTGTGGGTGGTCCTCGCCGTTCTCATCCCCTCCGCTAGTGTGAAGAATCCGCTGGGCAGCGTGGGAAAGGCACCCCGGTGTGGCAAAGGCTACACCTACTTCCGCGACTTCATGAAGTGTGACTCCAGCCTGGGCTACTGCTTCCACTATGGCTACTCATCTTGCCTCG GTCCAACCAACTGGGCCTGTGTGGACCCCCTCAACAGGATATTTGACTCAGTGGATGGAGAGAGCCAAGGCGGCTTCTTAAAA AGGGCGGGCTTGGGAAACAGTCGTTGTTGCGGAGGAAGTTTTCAGTCCCCGGTCGACATTCCAATCATTAAAGCCGTGTGCCCCCCCAAGCAGTTTACGCCTGAGTACCTCAACAAAGACATGGAAGTAGAGGGGACGCTGAAAAACA GTCTTTATCCAGAGTTCAAAGTAAACGCGAGAGACTACAACATCCCCCTGGTGCTGAAAGACGTGCCGTTCAGTTGTGCCGTGCCCGGATCCTCGCTGTATGTGTTTAAAAGCGTGCAGTTCCACGCGGGCAAGGCGGGCAGTGAGTCCTCTGAACACCTTCTGCAGGGCAAGCGCTACGATGGAGAG ATTCACCTTGTGCACGTGCGGCGTGATTTCTGGAAGCCGGCTGACGGCCCTGACCAACCTTCCAGGCTGGATTCGCAATGTGCCTCGCAGACACCTCTCGGCATGACCATCATTGCTGTCTTTCTTTCA CTTACTGAAGGAGAGAAGAACCAAGAACTGCGTAAGCTTCTTTCAAGGAAATCCTTTTCGGTGATCCAGGAATCTGAAA AAGCCTGTAACATTGATCGGATGTGCGACAGACAGGGGAGAATTTTTGGCGACGAGGAACCCTGCGGGCCACCAGTCAACGAGGATGACCAAGCAG ACAGCAGcaacaggaggaggaggaggagggggagaaggAAGAGAACGGACCGGAGGAAAAGAGGACTCGGGCCACTCTGTTTCTGTCGACGCCTGAGGTACAAGGAGATCTTCCTCTACCCTGCCAAGCGAGGAGAGGAGTTGCAATGCAG ATTGCTGCACCACTCCCAACTGCCCGCTGTCAATCCCGATGGTACAATTCGGAAACCAATCATAAAGGCTCCCTGCACTCCGGACGAAAACGGACTTTGTc CCAACGACAACAAACTTCGCACGGTGAAACCCGGCCTCCTGCTTCCCACTGATACCGGATACTACCAGTACTTCGGCTCCCTCACCACCCCGCCCTGCTCCGAGGTCGTCAACTGGATCGTCATGAAGACCCCACTCAAGGTCACCTTGCAACAG ttgAAGGCTATTCAGAACCTAGATTCAGTGAGTGCAGGCGAAAATATCGGAACATACGGTAACACCCGTCCTCCTTTACCTCTCAGCGGTCGCCTCGTGACAACCAACATCTGCTGA